From Lolium perenne isolate Kyuss_39 chromosome 5, Kyuss_2.0, whole genome shotgun sequence, a single genomic window includes:
- the LOC139831375 gene encoding uncharacterized protein has product MNCVVCGSMGNHCQQRRETLSSFRCYLGSRFDDFMTVPCFVRRQFNNLVGNIFFVVTSDEVKYKFHVKKGSSKTRVFGTGYQKFLHDYDLKVGDCIMFGFDSAPELFGIFAVGPDGTEKHRVDEIPTAVVHTKGVMLTTAQTLKKEQLLRERGLGLGVVFVHTLTNTDLKGNGLRIPKEVVRSLNISESGEACFFVDDYGYHPQGAYYTTTDGRMKFDSCWSEFTKEYNFESGNVVLILFNQGGRGGIEVSVDIL; this is encoded by the exons atgaactgtgttgtttgtggttcgatgggcaatcattgtcagcagaggcgggagactctcagttcatttcgctgttatcttggaagcagatttgatgactttatg Actgtgccttgttttgtgaggaggcagttcaacaaccttgttggtaatatcttttttgtcgttacatcggatgaagtgaagtacaaatttcatgttaagaaaggcagttcgaagacacgtgtttttggtactggataccaaaaatttcttcatgactacgacctgaaagttggtgactgtatcatgtttgggtttgatagtgctcctgaactgtttgggatttttgcagtaggtcctgatggcactgaaaagcatcgtgtcgatg aaattccaactgcagttgtccacactaaaggtgttatgcttactactgctcaaacattgaagaaggaacaacttctccgtgagcgtggtcttggtcttggtgttgtttttgtgcacaccttgacgaatactgatttgaagggcaatggactg cgtataccgaaggaagttgttaggtccttgaatatctctgaaagcggggaggcatgtttttttgttgatgactatggctaccaccctcagggtgcatactacactactactgatggaaggatgaagttcgattcctgctggtcggagtttactaaggagtataactttgaatctgggaatgttgttctcattcttttcaaccagggcggccgtggtggtattgaagtttcagttgatatcctatga